The sequence CGGCGGCCGGGACGGGAGCGTAGTTGTCGCTCTCGACGGCGTTGACCTTGTCGATGATCGCGGAGGCATGCGGCTCGGTAACCTGGCAGCCGTCCTCAAAGTACACCTTGTAGCCGTTGTACTGTGGCGGGTTGTGGCTTGCCGTGATGTTGATGCCGGCCTGGGAATTCGTGTAGCGAACGGCGAAAGATAGCTCGGGAGTTGAGCGGGGCCCCTCGAAGAGATAGGCGTCCACGCCGTTTTCCACCATCACCTTGGCGGCGAGTTCGGCGAATTCGCGGGAGAAATAGCGGGTGTCGTGGCTGATACAGATGGAGGGCTTGCCCTCACGACCGCTGCGGGCGAAATGCTCCTTCACATAGGCGACCAGACCCTGGGTGGCGCGACTGATGTTGTAGTAGTTCATCGCGTTGGTTCCCACACAGGGGAACTCCGGGCGGTCGAGCGGCTGGGGCGAACCTGCCTCGGCCTTGGTCAGGGTTGCGCCGATGGTCTTGCCTCGGAGGCCGCCGGTGCCGAAGGCGAGCGTACGGAAGAACCTGTTATCCAGCTCCTTCCAGTTTTCCGTGTCGACCAGCTCCTGGATGACAGCCTGGTCGAGAGGCGACGTGCTCTTGCTGAGCAGGGCCTGGATGTTCTGGGCTGAAGACTCGAGAATTTTTCCGGCCGCAGCCGCGGCAGCAATCGTGGTGGTAAGCTCGCTCATTGCAGGGAGGTCTTGCCTACCAGCATGGCTCCCAATTGTCGAGGCGTCGAATATCTTTCGCTCCCTGAGGGCAGGATGAGGTCACGGCCCTGTTGACAATGAACACGAGCCGCCTAGCCTTTACCGCACAGAAAATGTCTCACCCAATCCGACCCTCGGACGCGCGGTTTGTCTCCCATGCGCCCGGTCACTGGCCTGATGTGGCGCCTGAACAGTGGAATGACTGGAAATGGCAGTTAAAAAACCGCGTAACGACTCTGGCCCGTCTGGAAGAGCTGATCCCGCTCACGACCGAGGAACGCGCAGGGGTTCTGCTCGCGGGCAACAAGCTCTCGCTCGCCATCACGCCTCACTTTTTCAACCTGATCGAGCCGGATAATCCGGATTGCCCGATCCGCCGCCAGGTCATCCCGCGCATGGAGGAAGGGTATACCGCTCCATGGGAAATGGCTGATCCCTGCGGCGAGGACAGCCACATGCCGGTGCCTGGACTCGTCCACCGCTACCCGGATCGCGTCCTCTTCCTCGTGACCGACCGCTGCGCCTCGTATTGCCGCTACTGCACGCGCAGCCGGGTGGTCAGTGGGGCGGGGGATCAGGAATTGCACACCGACTTTGACGAAGCCTTTGCCTATCTCGAGAAACACACCGAGGTGCGTGACGTGCTCTTCTCCGGCGGCGACGCGCTTTTGCTCTCGGATGAAAAGCTGGAACGCCTGCTCAGCCGGGTACGTGCCATCCCGCATATCGAGTTTGTCCGCATCGGCACGCGTGTGCCGATCTTTCTCCCGCAGCGCATCACGCCGGAGCTTTGCAAGATGCTCCAGAAATACCATCCGCTCTGGATGAGCGTGCATGTGAATCACCCGCGCGAGTTGACCACCGAGGTGCGCGAGGCGCTGGGGCGTCTCGTTGATCATGGCATCCCGCTGGGCAATCAGAGCGTCTTCCTCGCCGGGGTGAATGATGATGTGGAGACCATGCGCGAGCTGGTGCACAAGCTCCTGCTCTGCCGCGTGCGACCGTATTACCTTTACCAGTGCGATCTTATCCAGGGTTCCTCGCATCTGCGCTCGTCGGTGGCGAAGGGCGTCGAGATCATCGAGGCGCTGCGCGGGTTTACCACGGGGTATGCGGTGCCGCAGTTTGTCATCGACGCTCCCGGCGGCGGCGGCAAGGTGCCGATCAATCCCTCCTACGTGCTCTACCACGACCAGGAAAAGGTCGTGATCCGCAACTACGAGGGGAAGATCTTTGAGTACCCCGAGGCCGGGCTTCCGGTCGTCAGTCATCGCGAGGTCGAGCTGTTTCGCTAACAAAGTGAACCCTATCGCAAGGTGGGGCTAAACTAACGCAAGCCTCCGGCAGCGGAGTTGGGCGGTTTAGGGCATGGATTGTGCACATTCGTCATCCATGAGCACCGAAGCCGCCGCAACACCCGCGATCATCCGGGCCGATCCTCGCTCGCTGTCATTTCTGGCACAGGCGGGAGTGGTGCATCTCTGCATGGACACGAAGGAACTCCATGACTGAGATTTTATGATCACGATATTCTTCGCAACCCAGACGGGAAATGCCGAGGAGAGCGCCGAGAACCTCCTCAAGCATCTGACTGAGGGCGGTCTCACCGCTCGCACCAAGACCCTCTACGATTACCAGGCCGGAAAGCTGGCGGAGGAGCAGGTTGCTCTCTTTGTCGTAAGCACCTTTGGCGATGGAGAGCCTCCAGACGACGCAATTCCTTTTTATGCGGGGCTGCAAACTCTGGCCGAGGGCTCGCTGCCAGGTCTGAAATACGCCGTCTTCGCTCTCGGCGATAAATGCTACGATGAGTTCTGCAAGTTTGGCCGGGACATCGACGCTCAGCTCGGAAGGCTGGGAGCCGAGCGGATTCTCGCGACGGAGGAATGCGACCTCGATCAGGATGTGAAGCTCCCGCCCTGGGCGGATCAGCTCATTCCGCTGCTGGCGGAGAAAGCCGGGGCGGTATGAATCGCAGCATCGTGGTTCTCTACACGGAAGAGGGTGATGCCGCAATGAGCGTAGCTTTTGACCTCGCGGCGGGGTTGTTCAGCAACGGGTACGACGTGACCGTGGCGGGTTTTTCCCGCTATCTCGCGAGTCATGTATTGACCGAGCGCACGCTGCTGGTTTGTGTGGACGAGACGCAGCCCCGCGTAATGGATGAGGTGCTCGACTTTGTCGACTTCGCAGGCTCTCTGGACCGAAGCAGTCTATCGCGCCTCCGGTTCTCGGTCTTGTCTCTTGGGCAGGGAGAGGCTGGTTGTGATATTGACTCATCCCTGGCGCAAAATGGAGCGAATCGTCTCGCGCGCCACGTGGTGGCGGCGACTTCGGATTCCGCGCTCATCGAAACCTGGGAGGAAACGATTTGCGCCTCTGTCGGGCTTGGGCTACGACGGGCAGCGTAACCCCTACTTAACTTATGATCAGCAGCCAAACCCTGGTCGACCTGCTCAATGAGCAGATTCGAAACGAACTCTATTCCCACGCCATTTACCTCGCGATGTCGGGATGGTACGAAACGACGCCTTTCAAGGGCTTCGCCGCCAAGTACCATGCCGCCGCTCTCGAAGAACATGGACACGCCATGCGGTTCTATACGTATCTGGCGGACCGTGACGCTCGCATCAAAGTGCTCGCCGTGCCGGAGCCTCCCTTCGAATACGAGTCTGTCGTGAGCGCGGCCAAGGCGGCTCTTGAGCAGGAGCGTCTGGTCAGCTCGCAGATCCGCAAGATCTACTCTCAGGCACAGAAGGATGAGGACTTTGAAACGCTCTCGTTCCTGAAGTGGTTCCTCGACGAGCAGGTCGAGGAGGAAAAGACGGCGCAGGATTTTCTCGGCTATGTCGAACTGGCCGCCGGCCACCCGGTCGCGCTGCTGGAGCTCGATGAGAAGGCGATCCCTGCCGTCGCCGCTTCTCCCGACACCAAGTAATCTCACCACCATCCATGGCGGCAGAGGGAACATACAGGGCTGCCGCCATGGATACCTCCCCGGAAATGCTCGAACTTTAAGCCTATGTCATCGGACCGCTTCCCGCTTCACCGTCCTGCCGCCTCGCGTCTTGAGGGGTGTTGTGAAATCAACCGCCAGTTAATGAAGGCGGTCTCGCCGACGCACATCCGCGTGCGAGGGGCGCGCATGGAGGTTTCTCTACATGATCAGTGGCCCCAAATGCTTTACGGTTTGAAAGCCTGGGGTGAGGTGCTGGTAATAACCCGGAACGGCAGCGCTGTCCTCGGCCAGACCCGGGAATATCCGGAACTGCGATTTTCCCACGATTTCATTCACGCGCGAAGCCCGGAGGATGCCTTCGATATGGACTTTCCCCCATTCCATTCGGCTCGACTGGTGGTCGAGGAGCGTGGCGAACATTTTGCATACTATGTAGAGTTCCTCGATGGACGTGGCGATGTGCTGCACAAGGTCTGCACGACGAATGCCTCCGACATGGAGCAGGTGCTCATATGGACCGAATTTCATCAGGGATTATCGAGGCCGGATGAATCCCCCATGGCCGCGCTCGCTCATCGCTGGCGGAGGGTCCAGCAGCGTCACTGGTTCGGAATCGAGGAGGCCGAAGAAGTGCAGGAAAACTCCCTTTCGCTGCTTCTACTGGAGGCGCGGAAAAGAAGGTTTCCCATCCGCCTCATGACGGGAAATGAAGGCGTGGTCCAGGCTGCAACCATGATCCCGCAACGGCTGGTGCCATCCAATGGCTGGATGTTTTGCAGCGATGATACGACAGGGTTGCACTATGACCCCGAGACCTTCGGGAGTCTGGTGGTCCACCATCTCTCCGAGTTGCAGGATCATCCGCCGGTATCGGTGCTGAAATGCTTCGACGATCGCGGTGAACTCTGCCTTGCGGTCGCTCCACCAGAGCCCGACCTCCTCGCAGAGTGGGGTTCGCTCCTCAACGCGGCGGTCTGCCCGCGTTAGCTTTCCTCGCGCTTAAGGCGGTTCCGGCGAAGCCGATTCTGCACGAAGGTGGAAATGCTGTAGATCAGAATGGTGTTCAGCAACCCGGAGCCATAGATGATCGTATTCCCGACGAGATCTGAATCCAAGGCGCCTGGTGCGTAGGACTGCGTCGCCAGCGCGGCGATGAAGCTCCAGGGCATGGAGGCGACGACCGCATAAAAGCCGAATGGCAGCGCGGTAAGGTTGGCGATGTGCATGGAAATCGCGCAAACCAGAAACACACAGGCATAGGCCACGGTGAGTGTGAGATTCCAGCGAAAGGGGCGTTTTCCGGGGTTCATGAGTCGAAAGAAAGACCCTTTATCGGTGCTCCGGCTGTTCGTCGAGAACGGACCATCGCCATGGTGGATCTTTATGCCTCATCGATCCTTGTGCATCCTCGTGCCGAGCAGGTAAACAGCGAAACCACGAAAGATTCTTCTTGGAGGCAAGATCCTCATAATCAACGACGAGAGCGGTGATCGGAGGCATTCTTTCTCGACGCAGGTCAATCGGTTGCATTTTCCGCTAATACTCGTCCCCAGATTTTGCTAGGATATGGGCCATCGCTATGAGCACCCCCCCGAATCGTAGTCAGGACGAGGTGAGTACCTCGGATTGGTTTTGGACACTGCTGATTCTCTCCATTCCCGTCCTCAATCTGATAATGGCTGTCTATTGGGCGCTGTCTTCCCATACGAAGCCGAGCAAGAAGAACTTTTTTCTCGCGAGCTTCCTCTGGGTCTTTGTGCTGTTGGGCCTTGCACTCGTGGCGGCCTTTTTCCAGTACGCGGTCAAGGCCTAGCTGCGAGAGTTTTGTGACTTCGAGGAGTTTCGGGTGATTGAGGGCGTGGCCATGACGGGTTGATCGGAGTTCTTGCCGCAATACCTCGAGCAGTTCCCGGAACTCGCACGAGAGCCATCGCGGGTCTCTGAAGGTTGCTAATGTTTGTGGGAGGATTTTTTGGTTAAGCGATTATCTTTGTTTCCAGTGATGTCATGGGAGATAGTCGGCAAGTGACGAAAGCGCGTAGTTCCGTGTCGGCGACGGCTGATCTTCGCGAGCTTTGCCGGCTGCGCTCGGATCTCGAGGCGTTCGCCGTTGTCCGATTGCGGCGAAGTCCCGATCGGGTTCGGATCTTTCAGGCTTTGGAGGTGCAAATGCGACAATTGAGATCTGCGGCGATGCGTGGTGACTATGAGCGGTTTCATCTCGAAGACATGGCTCTCCATCGCATCGTGATCGAGACCCCTGGGCTGGCAGCTCTCGTGCGTTCCTGGAATCTGGTTTCCGAGGAGCTCGACGCATGGATCCTTCAGGTAAAGTTTACCAACTGGCCGAGCCTTATGGCTCTTTATCGGGAGCATGAGTACCTCGTTGACGCCTGGAACTCCGACGATGACGACGCGGCAGCAGGCGCGACTCACCACCATCTCGAGGCGGGGTGGTATCGCGTCGCGATGGCTCAGGATGCGCTCCCGATTGAGGGAACCGCCGTCGATCGGGCGGCCTCGTTTCTTTCCACGCACTATGCAAGCAGCATCGATGTCAAGTGGATGGCGGAAAACATTTGTTTTGTCAGTCCGAGCCACCTGACCCGTCTATTCCGTGCGCAGTTCGGGAAAGCTCCGTATGCATGGCTCCGTCAGATCCGTATGGAGAGGGCTGCCGAGTTGATCGCGGGTTGCGCCAGGTCGGTATCAGCAGTGGCCCGGCAGGTCGGATATCGGAATGCGTCGCATTTTGTTCGGGACTTTCGTGCTTATCATGGCGTGACGCCTGGAAAGTTCCACTAATAAAGTATCCTAAAACGAGCAATCGCTTGTCCGGCTAGGCGCAATGAGACCAAGAGGGGGCATTGTGAGTTGTGCCCTTTTGCTTGCGCATCAATATTGGATGAGAACTCGCACTGAGTGTCAGTTGCGGGTTCTCTTTGAATGAACACGACCGGAGACACGTTTGCCTACCTATATCCTGTTTGGATTATCGCGCCCACGCCTGTAGGCCTGCCGGGATCGGGGGCCTGTCTGGACTTCTTGTCGGAGGCACCCGTCGAAATTGAAATCCGGGAGTAGCTTCGTGCCCTGATACACTCATGAGCACACGAACTGGTATCTATTATTGGAAATGCGATCGGCCCGCCGCATTTCATGGCACGGATGGAGCTGCAGCCGGAGGAGAACTCACCATGGCTGCTCAGTTGGAGCGATCTCTGCGGAATCGGTTTGGTGACGACGGTATCTGCGTGAGGTCTGCCGGAGGACAGGGGAATCATCGTACCTATCTTGCGGAGATGGGGGCGACCCCGGCCTTTATTCGTGTCGAGGATGGGCCGGAACACGATGATTACTTCGATGTTGAGGCAGTCATTCTCGATGAAATTCGCGCCCGGCAGATACCTGCTCCGCTTCACCTCGGGTCCGACACGAGCCGCGAACAAACGTCCTTTGCCTGGCAGGTCCTGGAGCGCATTCAGGCTCCCGACCTCAATCAGCTCCTCAAGGCGGGCAGGCTTCCCCTGGAACAGCTTGCCGGGAAGATCGGTGAGCTCGTTGCATGCTGGCAAGGAATCGCTCCGACGGGTTTCGGTCCCTTGGATGCATCGGAGGCTCGCCGGACCTGTGCATTGCAGGGCTTGCATTCAGACTATCCCGCGTACTTTTACCTCAACCTGGAACGTCATCTTTCCTTTCTGGCAGACAAGGAGTTCCTGACATCAGGCTGCGTGCGTGAGATACTGGCCGAGGTCCAGGAGCATGAGAAACTCCTTTACCTCGAGGAAGGATGTCTCGTTCACAAGGATCTCGCCCTTTGGAACATTCTGGGTACGACCACGGAGATTCTTGCCGTGATCGATTGGGATGACGCGATCTCCGGGGACCCGCTCGATGACATCTCGCTACTGGCCTGTTTTTATGGCGGATCTGTAATACGAGGCGCCTTGGATGGTTACTCGGCCGTGAGGCCACTTCCTACAGAATACCGGCGGCGATTCTGGCTGCACCTGCTGCGCAACATGCTCGTGAAGGCGGTAATTCGCGTCGGCGCGGGTTACTTCGACCGTAAGGCTGACTTCTTCCTGATCGGGCCGGGAGCCAACGGGCAGGATCTCCGGTCGTTCACCCTCCAGCGCATTCAAGAGGCGGTGAACGGACTGCGCAACGATATCGACCCTGGCCATCTATGAAAACACCGCTCGCATCACTCCTGGAAGCCGGCCCTTCCGCGCTTGGAACGTGGATTTCTCTGGGCGATCCTGTTGTCACCGAAATGGCATCGGAGTTCGGTTTCGACTGGCTGCTTATAGACCTTGAGCATGGAGGTTTTACGGAGGCAGCGGTATTGGGGAATCTCCAGGCTGTCCGGCATCCCGCGACGTCGCCCATCGTTCGCGTTCCGAAGCTTGATCCAGCGCTCATCGCCCGCATGCTCGACCGGGGGGCGCATGGAGTGATGGTCCCGCATATTTCCTCACCGGACGAGGCGCGTGCACTCGTGAGCGCGACTAGGTATACACCTCATGGAGAGCGCGGGTACTCCCGTACGGTCCGGGCGTACGGGTACGGTCGGCGCATCCCGGAGGATGCTGCTTCCTACCGATGCGTTGTCATGGCTCAGATCGAGAACCTGGCCGGGGTGAACCATGTGGAGGAGATCGCCGCGGTCGATGGGGTCGATGTGCTCTTTGTCGGTCCGGCGGATCTCACGCACGACCTTGCCGTTCGGGGGGCGGCTGATCGTTATGAGGCAAGCCTGCTCCGTGTCGCATGCGCTGCCCGGGAGCACGGCAAGGCCGCCGGAATTCTCGCTCGCAACCTCAAGGACATTCCCCACTTGAAAGCGATCGGCTATCGTGTTTTTGCGTTGGATTCCGATATCGGACTCTTGCGCAAAGGCTACGAATGCACCGTCGAGGCGCGAAATCTGCTCTAAGGACTCCGGCTTGTTTCTCGTGCGTTAAAAGGATTTCAGAGAAACCGTCGATTGGAATCGAAGGGCGGCTGCGACGAGAGGGCTAGTTGGCTGGATCATCGAGATTGTGGTGATTGACCACCATGCCGTTGTCCTCCGCATTGGGACGCTCCTGCCGTAGCCGGGAGAAAAAGAGCCGCATGTCGCGGATGCCGCCCCAGGTGAACCAGATCGCCGTGACGAAGGCAAAGAAGACCGGGATGCCGATACCGACGACGAACCAGAAGTGCGACCATACCGCGATGGGCCACGGAGCGATGAGGTTCCAGATCGACCCGATGACGAGCACCCCAAACCACAGCATGCTCCAGCCGAAAAGGCCTCCGGCAAGGAACTTGTCACCAAGAGTGAAATGCTCATCGAATCCGATGAGCCTTCCCCATGTGACGCGCCTGGTGGATACTGTCTCGTAGGCTTGCTCGGATTTCACGGCATACTTCCCGCGATGCAGCATGCGGTCCATGTCAAAATCCTTCCTGCAGGTGAGCAGCGAAACGACGGCATAAACGATGCAAGCCGAGATCGCGCCAAAGAAGCCGATCTGTGCGCCGTTGATCGGAAAGGCGTCGCCCCAGATCTGGCGGGCCAGGATGCCACTGGTGACGAGGCCAGAGCCCGTCAATAGTCCCGCCCAAGCTCCAGCCGTCGTGCCTTTTTTCCAATATAGGCCGCCGATGATCGCGACGCCGGCTCCGCCGACGTAGAGAGCCTCGGTAACCGCCCACCACATCATTACATACTCGGTTTGCTTGAAGAGACAGCCGAAACAGAAGGCAAAGACAGCGACGCCGATCATCGCGCAGCGCAGGAGGCGAATATGCTGCTTTGGCGTGAACGGCTTCTTGCGCAGGGGAAGGATGACGTCTTGAATGAACAGACTGCCCCAGGAGAGCAGGTGCGTTCCATCTCCGCCGAAGATGCCCATGAGCAGGATGATGCATAGCAGCCCTTTGATACCCTCGGGTAGCATGTGCACGACTGCGATGGGAATCGTCATCTGCTCCTGAAGCTGGGGCTGGCCGATCTCGGCCACCTGCTGTTTTACTGCGGCGGCCTGCGCCGTGAAGTCGGGATGCGCCAGATACGTCATCGCGCAGACGGCGAGCAGCGTAATGATGGCGGAGTTGCCCAGGCCCTTCCAGTTGGCCATCACCCCGCCCATGCGGGACTCATGCGGAGTCACTGCCGCCGTCGTATAGGCACCCTGGTTTTGCCAGGCCATGGTGCGGTATACTGCTCCGAACAAACCCATCAACACATACCAGATGTTGAAATCCTTCAACCCCATGGAATCGAAGGGGTTGAGCAGCGACTCGCCAGCAGGACGA comes from Terrimicrobium sacchariphilum and encodes:
- a CDS encoding ChuX/HutX family heme-like substrate-binding protein; this translates as MSSDRFPLHRPAASRLEGCCEINRQLMKAVSPTHIRVRGARMEVSLHDQWPQMLYGLKAWGEVLVITRNGSAVLGQTREYPELRFSHDFIHARSPEDAFDMDFPPFHSARLVVEERGEHFAYYVEFLDGRGDVLHKVCTTNASDMEQVLIWTEFHQGLSRPDESPMAALAHRWRRVQQRHWFGIEEAEEVQENSLSLLLLEARKRRFPIRLMTGNEGVVQAATMIPQRLVPSNGWMFCSDDTTGLHYDPETFGSLVVHHLSELQDHPPVSVLKCFDDRGELCLAVAPPEPDLLAEWGSLLNAAVCPR
- a CDS encoding helix-turn-helix transcriptional regulator encodes the protein MGDSRQVTKARSSVSATADLRELCRLRSDLEAFAVVRLRRSPDRVRIFQALEVQMRQLRSAAMRGDYERFHLEDMALHRIVIETPGLAALVRSWNLVSEELDAWILQVKFTNWPSLMALYREHEYLVDAWNSDDDDAAAGATHHHLEAGWYRVAMAQDALPIEGTAVDRAASFLSTHYASSIDVKWMAENICFVSPSHLTRLFRAQFGKAPYAWLRQIRMERAAELIAGCARSVSAVARQVGYRNASHFVRDFRAYHGVTPGKFH
- a CDS encoding KamA family radical SAM protein yields the protein MSHPIRPSDARFVSHAPGHWPDVAPEQWNDWKWQLKNRVTTLARLEELIPLTTEERAGVLLAGNKLSLAITPHFFNLIEPDNPDCPIRRQVIPRMEEGYTAPWEMADPCGEDSHMPVPGLVHRYPDRVLFLVTDRCASYCRYCTRSRVVSGAGDQELHTDFDEAFAYLEKHTEVRDVLFSGGDALLLSDEKLERLLSRVRAIPHIEFVRIGTRVPIFLPQRITPELCKMLQKYHPLWMSVHVNHPRELTTEVREALGRLVDHGIPLGNQSVFLAGVNDDVETMRELVHKLLLCRVRPYYLYQCDLIQGSSHLRSSVAKGVEIIEALRGFTTGYAVPQFVIDAPGGGGKVPINPSYVLYHDQEKVVIRNYEGKIFEYPEAGLPVVSHREVELFR
- a CDS encoding HpcH/HpaI aldolase family protein: MKTPLASLLEAGPSALGTWISLGDPVVTEMASEFGFDWLLIDLEHGGFTEAAVLGNLQAVRHPATSPIVRVPKLDPALIARMLDRGAHGVMVPHISSPDEARALVSATRYTPHGERGYSRTVRAYGYGRRIPEDAASYRCVVMAQIENLAGVNHVEEIAAVDGVDVLFVGPADLTHDLAVRGAADRYEASLLRVACAAREHGKAAGILARNLKDIPHLKAIGYRVFALDSDIGLLRKGYECTVEARNLL
- a CDS encoding aminoglycoside phosphotransferase family protein; amino-acid sequence: MSTRTGIYYWKCDRPAAFHGTDGAAAGGELTMAAQLERSLRNRFGDDGICVRSAGGQGNHRTYLAEMGATPAFIRVEDGPEHDDYFDVEAVILDEIRARQIPAPLHLGSDTSREQTSFAWQVLERIQAPDLNQLLKAGRLPLEQLAGKIGELVACWQGIAPTGFGPLDASEARRTCALQGLHSDYPAYFYLNLERHLSFLADKEFLTSGCVREILAEVQEHEKLLYLEEGCLVHKDLALWNILGTTTEILAVIDWDDAISGDPLDDISLLACFYGGSVIRGALDGYSAVRPLPTEYRRRFWLHLLRNMLVKAVIRVGAGYFDRKADFFLIGPGANGQDLRSFTLQRIQEAVNGLRNDIDPGHL
- a CDS encoding ferritin, whose product is MISSQTLVDLLNEQIRNELYSHAIYLAMSGWYETTPFKGFAAKYHAAALEEHGHAMRFYTYLADRDARIKVLAVPEPPFEYESVVSAAKAALEQERLVSSQIRKIYSQAQKDEDFETLSFLKWFLDEQVEEEKTAQDFLGYVELAAGHPVALLELDEKAIPAVAASPDTK
- a CDS encoding flavodoxin domain-containing protein; translation: MITIFFATQTGNAEESAENLLKHLTEGGLTARTKTLYDYQAGKLAEEQVALFVVSTFGDGEPPDDAIPFYAGLQTLAEGSLPGLKYAVFALGDKCYDEFCKFGRDIDAQLGRLGAERILATEECDLDQDVKLPPWADQLIPLLAEKAGAV
- a CDS encoding sodium:solute symporter family protein — its product is MHLIDWLLISLPLLGLLAVALYTRTYLKGVADFLSGGRMAGRYLLAVAKGEQGVGAVVFVAMFEMISKSGFVLTWWGWLSVPVTLIVAISGWVIYRFRETRALTLAQFFEIRYSKRFRLFTGFLGFAAGIANFGIIPVVGARFMTYFLGLPPTVHLFGWEVATYIPLMALLLSISLALTLSGGLITLMVTNCLEGMVSMVLFLIIIAFLFTMFSWSEISTVLENRPAGESLLNPFDSMGLKDFNIWYVLMGLFGAVYRTMAWQNQGAYTTAAVTPHESRMGGVMANWKGLGNSAIITLLAVCAMTYLAHPDFTAQAAAVKQQVAEIGQPQLQEQMTIPIAVVHMLPEGIKGLLCIILLMGIFGGDGTHLLSWGSLFIQDVILPLRKKPFTPKQHIRLLRCAMIGVAVFAFCFGCLFKQTEYVMMWWAVTEALYVGGAGVAIIGGLYWKKGTTAGAWAGLLTGSGLVTSGILARQIWGDAFPINGAQIGFFGAISACIVYAVVSLLTCRKDFDMDRMLHRGKYAVKSEQAYETVSTRRVTWGRLIGFDEHFTLGDKFLAGGLFGWSMLWFGVLVIGSIWNLIAPWPIAVWSHFWFVVGIGIPVFFAFVTAIWFTWGGIRDMRLFFSRLRQERPNAEDNGMVVNHHNLDDPAN